A DNA window from Turicibacter sp. TJ11 contains the following coding sequences:
- a CDS encoding MATE family efflux transporter: MKKVDLTQGRVVSVLMTLALPIMGSSVLQLTYNLVDMLLVGALGSEAVASIGTSSFLIGIANSLQACVVISTGILVSHAIGRQDFEAQKKYLSVGFRLNLIVGLFFAIFTALVGKSFISFLNVQNEAVEAQGYAYLLVSSPMLVFSFFNFWYTRVYNSFGQNKMAFKISTIGVILNLILDPIFIYLFKLGVLGAGLATLIANVVMTICFYLKSRTLFELDYQTNYKKEDYFKMIRLGFPMSSQRVLFTVVNILLAKMITTFGTEAIAAQKIGLQIESITYMVIGGLNGAIASFVGQNFGAKAFERIKQGVRVAMGIGIVYALITTVVFLVVPEQLAHCFVREEETIKITANYLRIVGVTQVFMAVEIICNGVFVGLGMPKIPATISVIFTAARLPMAWLFIQGFGVNGIWISISVSMLLKGVVALSVYRRKEKEGILNVTTIKA; the protein is encoded by the coding sequence ATGAAAAAAGTGGATTTAACACAAGGGCGTGTCGTCTCAGTTTTAATGACATTAGCGTTACCGATTATGGGAAGTTCCGTTTTACAATTAACTTATAATCTCGTCGATATGCTTTTGGTTGGTGCTTTAGGAAGTGAGGCGGTCGCGAGTATAGGAACATCGAGCTTTTTAATTGGAATAGCGAATTCTCTTCAAGCTTGTGTCGTCATTAGTACGGGTATTTTAGTGTCACATGCGATTGGGCGTCAAGATTTTGAAGCTCAGAAAAAGTATTTAAGTGTTGGGTTTCGCTTGAATTTGATCGTAGGTTTGTTTTTTGCAATATTTACGGCACTAGTTGGAAAATCGTTTATTTCATTTTTAAATGTTCAAAATGAAGCGGTTGAAGCTCAAGGATATGCCTATTTACTGGTGAGTTCACCGATGCTTGTTTTCTCGTTTTTTAATTTTTGGTATACCCGTGTCTATAATAGTTTTGGACAAAATAAAATGGCGTTTAAAATTAGTACCATTGGTGTTATTTTAAATTTAATTTTAGATCCCATTTTTATTTATCTTTTTAAATTAGGGGTTTTAGGAGCGGGATTAGCGACATTGATTGCAAACGTCGTGATGACTATTTGTTTTTATTTAAAATCAAGAACCTTGTTTGAGCTTGATTATCAAACAAACTATAAAAAAGAGGATTATTTTAAAATGATTCGCTTAGGGTTTCCCATGTCATCGCAGCGGGTCTTATTTACAGTTGTTAATATTTTGTTAGCAAAGATGATTACGACCTTTGGAACAGAGGCGATTGCCGCTCAAAAAATAGGATTACAAATTGAATCGATCACCTATATGGTCATTGGTGGTTTAAATGGAGCCATTGCAAGCTTTGTTGGACAAAATTTTGGTGCCAAAGCGTTTGAACGAATTAAACAAGGCGTTCGAGTGGCAATGGGAATAGGAATCGTTTATGCGTTAATAACGACGGTTGTTTTTTTAGTTGTGCCAGAGCAATTGGCGCACTGTTTTGTACGTGAAGAAGAGACCATAAAAATAACAGCCAATTATCTACGTATAGTTGGCGTAACTCAGGTGTTTATGGCGGTTGAAATCATTTGTAACGGTGTGTTTGTTGGATTAGGGATGCCTAAAATTCCAGCAACGATTAGTGTCATTTTTACAGCTGCACGACTTCCGATGGCTTGGTTATTCATTCAAGGCTTTGGTGTAAACGGCATTTGGATCAGTATTAGTGTGAGTATGTTATTAAAAGGCGTGGTAGCTTTATCTGTTTATCGTCGAAAAGAAAAGGAAGGGATTTTAAATGTTACAACAATTAAAGCATGA
- the gshAB gene encoding bifunctional glutamate--cysteine ligase GshA/glutathione synthetase GshB: MLQQLKHELESEDIRQANFGIEREGLRVTPDGHLALTPHPKAFGDKLSHPFITTDFSESQIEMITPTFSTVEEVYQFLCALYQLTVSELKEEYLWPQSMPCTIEADQDIPIAMFSDNLEGNVAMNYRQHLLKKYGGKRQLISGLHYNFSFSETLVQKLYKNQTTDLDYRLFKDQIYLKVVRNYIRHRWLLIYLLGASPIVDESYCTECQTSSKEVAPHSYTRSGAVSFRNSACGYQNHTPIYVDYQDVERYVQSLNQYIESGEIASFKEFYSPIRLKAKDSHHLMESLMKEGIEYLEIRSIDLNPFEPAGISLVDLQFIHLFILFLLEEEEVEDENWQKDATENERLVAVDGLQNELKLIRNSERVSFSEWALDILTKMKKINEMFSLGLESILEQKQNQILNPDQTLSAQMVQLVTKSDYVSANLELAKAHKAAILENEYSLYGFEDLELSTQILIKEAIKQGIRVDILDRQDNFIRLKKNNHEEVVQQATKTALDSYSTILAMENKVVTKKILHEKGIVVPKGEVFTTLKSAIQAFERYKGKHLVIKPKSTNFGLGITMMEKLTSKKSWIEALKIAFGHDSCVVIEQFQRGNEYRFLVINGEVIGVLQRIPAHVIGDGVQTIEQLIHDKNKHPLRGTDYNKPLQKIKIDDSLLHHLKEQQLTLHDVPSKNEVIQLRKNSNISTGGDSVDMTDLMPQRFKNIAVEATKQLDVSICGVDMIVEDYEDEQSNYAIIEMNQNPAIHIHAYPLIGQGKNVGQAVLKALRFI; the protein is encoded by the coding sequence ATGTTACAACAATTAAAGCATGAGCTAGAGAGTGAGGACATTCGTCAAGCCAATTTCGGAATAGAACGAGAAGGATTACGTGTCACACCAGATGGACATTTAGCGTTAACTCCACACCCAAAAGCATTTGGTGATAAGTTATCTCACCCCTTTATCACCACTGATTTTTCAGAAAGTCAAATCGAAATGATTACACCGACCTTTTCAACTGTTGAAGAAGTGTATCAATTTTTATGTGCCTTATATCAATTAACTGTTTCTGAATTAAAAGAGGAATACTTATGGCCTCAATCGATGCCGTGTACCATTGAAGCTGATCAAGACATCCCAATTGCTATGTTTAGTGATAACCTCGAGGGAAATGTAGCGATGAACTATCGTCAACATTTACTTAAAAAATACGGTGGGAAACGCCAATTGATTTCGGGACTTCATTATAATTTTTCATTTTCAGAAACATTAGTTCAAAAGCTTTATAAAAATCAGACCACTGATTTAGATTATCGCTTGTTTAAAGATCAGATTTATTTAAAAGTCGTGCGTAATTATATTAGACATCGTTGGTTGTTAATTTATTTATTAGGCGCATCACCGATTGTTGATGAAAGTTATTGTACCGAGTGTCAAACATCCTCTAAAGAAGTCGCGCCACATAGTTATACAAGATCAGGGGCTGTTTCATTTAGAAATAGCGCTTGTGGTTATCAAAATCACACCCCTATTTATGTCGATTATCAAGATGTTGAACGTTATGTTCAGTCATTAAATCAATATATTGAAAGTGGAGAAATTGCAAGTTTTAAAGAGTTTTATAGTCCGATTCGCCTAAAAGCTAAAGATTCTCATCACTTGATGGAGTCTTTAATGAAGGAAGGGATTGAATATCTTGAAATTCGCTCCATCGATTTAAATCCTTTTGAGCCTGCGGGCATTTCCTTAGTGGATTTACAGTTTATACATCTGTTTATTTTATTCTTACTAGAGGAAGAAGAAGTAGAGGATGAGAACTGGCAAAAAGACGCGACTGAAAATGAACGCCTGGTTGCTGTGGATGGGTTACAGAATGAATTAAAATTGATACGAAATAGTGAAAGAGTTTCATTTTCAGAATGGGCACTGGATATTTTAACTAAAATGAAAAAAATCAATGAGATGTTTTCACTTGGTTTAGAAAGCATCTTAGAGCAAAAACAGAATCAAATTTTAAATCCTGATCAAACGTTATCGGCTCAAATGGTTCAATTAGTGACAAAAAGTGATTATGTTAGTGCCAATCTTGAATTGGCTAAAGCTCATAAAGCCGCCATTTTAGAAAATGAATATTCATTATATGGATTTGAAGATTTAGAATTGTCAACACAGATTTTAATCAAAGAAGCGATTAAGCAAGGCATTCGCGTGGATATTTTAGACAGACAAGATAATTTCATTCGATTAAAGAAAAATAATCATGAAGAAGTGGTTCAGCAAGCGACCAAAACAGCACTGGATTCTTACAGTACGATTTTAGCGATGGAAAATAAGGTCGTAACGAAAAAAATATTACATGAAAAAGGCATTGTCGTTCCAAAAGGAGAAGTGTTTACCACGTTAAAATCAGCGATACAAGCCTTTGAACGTTACAAAGGAAAGCATCTTGTCATTAAGCCGAAAAGTACGAATTTCGGGCTAGGAATTACGATGATGGAGAAGCTAACATCAAAAAAATCATGGATTGAGGCGTTAAAAATTGCCTTTGGGCATGATTCATGCGTAGTGATTGAACAGTTTCAAAGAGGAAATGAGTATCGCTTTTTAGTGATCAATGGAGAGGTGATTGGTGTTTTACAACGAATCCCTGCTCATGTCATTGGCGACGGTGTTCAAACGATTGAACAGTTGATTCATGATAAAAATAAGCATCCTTTAAGAGGGACTGACTATAACAAACCGCTTCAAAAAATTAAAATTGATGATAGTTTACTTCATCATTTAAAAGAACAACAGTTAACACTTCATGATGTTCCTAGCAAAAATGAAGTGATTCAATTGCGAAAGAATTCGAATATTAGTACGGGTGGCGACAGTGTCGATATGACGGATTTGATGCCACAACGTTTTAAAAACATTGCAGTAGAAGCGACGAAACAATTGGATGTTTCAATTTGTGGCGTGGATATGATTGTTGAAGATTATGAAGATGAACAATCAAACTATGCGATCATTGAAATGAATCAAAATCCGGCAATTCATATTCATGCCTATCCTTTAATCGGACAAGGAAAAAATGTCGGGCAAGCCGTCTTAAAAGCATTACGCTTTATTTAA
- a CDS encoding endonuclease/exonuclease/phosphatase family protein, whose protein sequence is MKVMTFNLRSDSVFDGKNRWSRRKEVVYEILNNYDCDIIGLQEVTLKMRQDLESQLTHYHMIGQPRTKKFFVEHNNLLVSKRHKILEEETFWLSNQPNKMGSSIWYSIFPRICTTAKIQLENGEVVRVYNTHLDCYLSPARQYGLKKILSYIEAQQKIEKLPIILMGDFNANPNHRMIKDFLQGQFNQQRFVAVQEYDRSMYNKATMSRFKDREKGMHLDYIFVSLEYEVKHTKIIKDHINGQFPSDHYPLFADVCLASSIE, encoded by the coding sequence ATGAAGGTGATGACGTTTAATCTTCGTTCAGATTCAGTTTTTGATGGGAAAAATCGCTGGAGTCGACGAAAGGAAGTCGTTTATGAAATTTTGAATAACTATGACTGTGACATTATTGGTTTGCAAGAAGTGACGTTGAAAATGCGACAAGACTTAGAAAGTCAGCTCACTCATTATCATATGATTGGTCAACCACGCACCAAGAAATTTTTTGTTGAACATAATAATTTGTTAGTGTCTAAGCGTCATAAAATATTAGAGGAAGAAACATTTTGGTTATCTAATCAACCGAATAAAATGGGAAGCTCTATTTGGTATTCGATTTTTCCGCGAATTTGTACAACAGCTAAAATTCAGTTAGAAAACGGGGAAGTTGTTCGAGTGTATAACACACATTTAGACTGTTATTTATCACCAGCGCGTCAATATGGGTTAAAAAAAATCTTAAGTTATATTGAGGCACAACAAAAAATTGAAAAGCTTCCCATCATTTTAATGGGTGATTTTAATGCGAATCCAAATCATCGAATGATTAAGGATTTTTTACAAGGACAATTTAATCAACAACGCTTTGTCGCTGTTCAAGAATATGATCGATCAATGTATAATAAAGCAACGATGAGTCGATTTAAAGATCGCGAAAAAGGGATGCATTTAGACTATATCTTTGTTTCTTTAGAATACGAAGTGAAACACACTAAGATTATTAAAGATCATATTAATGGTCAATTTCCATCCGATCATTATCCATTATTTGCAGATGTTTGCTTAGCTTCATCTATTGAATAG
- the queD gene encoding 6-carboxytetrahydropterin synthase QueD has protein sequence MFTLKSEIQFDMAHYLSGYEGKCNNIHGHRYRLVVKVSSETLHEEGQLRGMVTDFSNVKAVLKEIHDLFDHKLVIEDNEEGRRVVNKLNESGKLFDIFMVPYRPTAEEMSRHIYHEIKKRGIPVTEVELYETPTNSCTYREAM, from the coding sequence ATGTTTACGTTAAAAAGTGAAATTCAATTTGATATGGCTCATTACTTAAGTGGGTATGAAGGAAAGTGTAATAATATTCATGGTCATCGCTATCGATTAGTTGTTAAGGTCTCTAGTGAAACGTTACATGAAGAGGGGCAATTACGTGGAATGGTGACTGACTTTTCGAATGTCAAAGCTGTTTTAAAAGAAATTCATGACTTATTTGATCATAAGTTAGTGATCGAAGATAATGAAGAAGGACGTCGTGTGGTCAATAAATTAAATGAATCGGGAAAATTATTTGATATCTTCATGGTTCCATATCGTCCAACAGCAGAAGAAATGTCACGTCATATTTATCATGAAATTAAAAAGCGTGGAATCCCTGTGACAGAGGTTGAGTTATATGAGACTCCAACGAATAGCTGCACTTACAGGGAGGCGATGTAA
- the queE gene encoding putative 7-carboxy-7-deazaguanine synthase QueE encodes MFNIIETFVSIDGEGPTSGELATFIRFSHCNLRCSWCDTAYSWDGTSNVKQMSVEEIYRYIKQTNVKNVTLTGGEPLIQPNIELLLDALLEDQELVVHIETNGSVDITALKEKYQNRSLHFILDYKCPASKMSSRMCHENLKAVDQNDVYKFVIAAPEDLHTALSIMKSYDLIDRCQVYFSPVTDNIEPKEIVEFMKEHCLNDVRLQLQLHKYIWPKEMRGV; translated from the coding sequence ATGTTTAATATTATTGAAACGTTTGTCTCGATTGATGGGGAAGGCCCAACATCGGGTGAGTTAGCAACGTTTATTCGTTTTTCTCACTGTAACTTAAGATGCAGTTGGTGTGACACGGCTTATTCTTGGGATGGGACGTCAAACGTTAAGCAAATGAGTGTTGAAGAGATTTATCGTTACATTAAACAAACGAATGTTAAAAATGTGACACTAACGGGAGGAGAGCCTTTAATTCAGCCCAATATTGAATTATTACTAGATGCGCTTCTTGAAGATCAGGAGTTAGTCGTTCACATTGAAACAAACGGATCAGTTGATATTACGGCGTTAAAAGAAAAATATCAAAATCGTTCGCTACATTTTATTTTAGATTATAAATGTCCAGCTAGTAAAATGAGTTCAAGGATGTGTCATGAAAATTTAAAGGCCGTGGATCAAAACGATGTTTATAAATTTGTCATCGCCGCACCAGAAGATTTACATACGGCATTATCTATTATGAAAAGTTATGATTTAATTGATCGATGTCAAGTTTATTTCAGTCCTGTCACGGATAACATTGAGCCAAAAGAAATTGTTGAATTTATGAAAGAACATTGCTTAAATGATGTTCGTTTACAATTGCAACTACACAAATATATTTGGCCAAAAGAAATGCGAGGAGTTTAA
- the folE gene encoding GTP cyclohydrolase I FolE: MNRQIDTKKIESCIREILIALGDDPDREGLKETPKRVAKMYEEVFAGMTLTNDEIASLYGTTFEEEISDEQSNHNFVIVRDIPIFSYCEHHLALMYNMKVSVAYLPKEKIIGLSKMARIADMVGRRLQLQERIGEQIAEIVEKITESDAIIVLIQGEHSCMTSRGIKKPNSSTTTVTYKGKRIETDSNLRQEMLLLMK, translated from the coding sequence ATGAATCGTCAAATTGATACTAAAAAGATTGAGTCATGTATTCGTGAGATTTTAATCGCACTAGGCGATGATCCGGATCGTGAGGGATTAAAAGAGACACCTAAACGAGTAGCGAAAATGTATGAAGAAGTATTTGCCGGAATGACATTAACAAATGATGAAATCGCTAGTTTGTACGGAACAACGTTTGAAGAAGAAATTTCAGACGAACAGTCGAATCATAACTTTGTCATTGTTCGAGACATTCCGATTTTCAGCTACTGCGAGCATCATTTAGCCTTAATGTATAACATGAAAGTGAGTGTAGCTTACTTACCAAAAGAAAAAATTATTGGTTTAAGCAAGATGGCAAGGATCGCGGATATGGTTGGTCGTCGACTTCAACTTCAAGAGCGTATCGGTGAGCAAATTGCCGAAATTGTTGAAAAAATTACAGAAAGTGATGCCATTATTGTTCTCATTCAAGGTGAGCATAGTTGTATGACTTCAAGAGGCATTAAAAAACCAAACTCATCGACAACAACCGTAACTTATAAAGGGAAGCGAATTGAAACGGATTCAAATTTAAGACAAGAAATGCTTCTATTAATGAAATAA
- the queC gene encoding 7-cyano-7-deazaguanine synthase QueC yields MNKKAVVVFSGGQDSTTCLFWAMEQFDEVIAVTFDYNQRHRHELDCAKAICEEFGVEHHILDMALLNQLAPNALTRDDIEIKEGENGGLPSTFVEGRNMLFLTFAGVLAKVKGARHLVTGVCETDFSGYPDCRDVFIKSLNVTLNLSMDYDFVIHTPLMWLDKAQTWEMSDALGKLDYIREHTLTCYNGIKGDGCGTCPACHLRQRGLENYLAKKGEN; encoded by the coding sequence ATGAATAAAAAAGCAGTCGTCGTTTTTAGTGGGGGTCAAGATTCAACCACGTGTTTATTTTGGGCCATGGAACAATTCGATGAAGTCATTGCGGTGACGTTTGATTATAATCAGCGACATCGTCATGAATTAGATTGTGCAAAAGCGATTTGTGAAGAGTTTGGTGTGGAGCATCATATTTTAGATATGGCTCTTCTTAATCAATTAGCGCCTAATGCATTAACACGTGATGACATCGAGATTAAAGAAGGAGAAAACGGTGGATTACCTTCGACCTTTGTAGAAGGAAGAAACATGTTATTTTTAACCTTTGCAGGTGTGTTAGCGAAAGTCAAAGGGGCACGCCATCTGGTCACAGGCGTTTGTGAAACTGATTTTTCTGGTTATCCAGATTGTCGTGACGTGTTTATTAAATCGTTAAATGTCACATTAAACTTAAGCATGGATTATGACTTTGTGATTCATACCCCTTTAATGTGGCTTGATAAAGCTCAAACATGGGAAATGAGTGATGCTCTTGGAAAACTTGACTATATTCGTGAGCACACGTTAACTTGCTACAACGGCATTAAAGGTGACGGTTGTGGAACGTGTCCAGCGTGTCATTTAAGACAACGTGGACTTGAAAACTATTTAGCTAAAAAAGGAGAGAACTAA
- the queF gene encoding preQ(1) synthase: protein MAGRTQDELKTVTLLGNQGTTYTYSYDPDILEVFDNKHPNNDYFVKFNCPEFTSLCPITGQPDFATIYISYIPGEKMVESKSLKLYLFSFRNHGDFHEDCMNIIMKDLIKLMDPKYIEVWGKFTPRGGISIDPYCNYGRKGTKYEEMAAYRLMNHDLYPEKVDNR, encoded by the coding sequence ATGGCAGGACGCACACAAGATGAGTTAAAAACAGTAACGTTATTAGGAAATCAAGGAACAACCTATACTTATTCGTATGACCCAGATATTTTAGAAGTATTTGATAATAAGCATCCGAATAATGATTACTTTGTTAAATTTAATTGTCCAGAATTTACAAGTCTTTGTCCAATTACTGGGCAACCAGACTTTGCAACGATTTATATTTCATACATTCCGGGAGAAAAAATGGTGGAAAGTAAATCGTTAAAACTTTATTTATTTAGCTTCCGTAATCACGGAGATTTTCATGAAGATTGCATGAATATTATTATGAAAGATTTAATTAAATTAATGGATCCTAAATATATTGAAGTTTGGGGGAAATTTACACCACGCGGAGGAATCAGTATCGATCCTTATTGTAACTATGGACGTAAAGGAACGAAGTATGAGGAAATGGCAGCGTACCGCTTAATGAATCATGACTTATATCCAGAAAAGGTAGATAACCGATAA
- a CDS encoding GNAT family N-acetyltransferase, which translates to MKLKIRKMQEEDAMKIAFWQYTEPYDWYNLDGPQECVEEFLHDQYYTVISPSEQIVGFYCYGTSAQVSVGKLKGFYDDRTYMDIGLGMNPILCGKGYGPSFVKIGMKHAKKKFKSEKFRLTVANFNIRAIKTYEKVGFKEIGEFKTPSICFKVMCYE; encoded by the coding sequence ATGAAGTTAAAAATACGAAAAATGCAAGAAGAGGATGCGATGAAAATTGCGTTTTGGCAATATACCGAACCGTATGATTGGTATAACCTCGATGGACCACAGGAATGTGTCGAAGAGTTTTTACATGATCAATACTATACTGTCATTAGTCCTAGTGAACAAATTGTTGGGTTCTACTGTTATGGAACATCGGCTCAAGTATCCGTTGGAAAATTAAAGGGATTTTACGATGATCGAACCTACATGGATATTGGCTTAGGAATGAATCCCATATTATGTGGCAAAGGATATGGACCAAGTTTTGTTAAGATTGGAATGAAACATGCCAAAAAAAAGTTTAAGAGTGAAAAGTTTAGATTAACTGTTGCTAATTTTAATATCCGAGCGATTAAAACGTATGAAAAGGTGGGTTTCAAAGAGATTGGAGAATTTAAAACACCATCCATCTGTTTTAAAGTCATGTGTTATGAATAA
- a CDS encoding glycoside hydrolase family 32 protein: MRMVVPNEQLLQQTSDELKKAREYVASKKDEIISLKERNRFHHMPEVGWMNDPNGFSVYQGEYHLFYQYFPYDVKWGPMHWGHVKSRDLIKWEYLPVAMAPDQSYETGGCFSGSALEVDGKHILMYTGHTNPNPEDESFVRQVQCLAVGDGINYQKYQHNPVIKTEQMPERSSLTDFRDPKIWKKDGTYYCVLGSKSDENSARVLLYRSENLMDWTYVGLVGESNHEFGYMWECPDLFHLDGEDVLIMSPQGVPVEEFRHKNTNTTVYCLGHLNYETAHFERRVMEEIDYGLDFYAPQTTESLDGRRIMIAWMQSWHQNMPTDQYGWVTSMTIPRELTIKGDVMYQWPVREINKYRTGHIRHDSVIVNGHKTLAGIEGRHLDMEMVIDLKQAKRFEIKVMKGQGQETTILYEKDREVLSFDRRQSGSGIEGLNYREMPVSLIDGKLSLRLLMDTYSVELFAQNGAHAMTSTVYSSLDAQGIEFISDEEVEMTIEKWELNL, encoded by the coding sequence ATGAGAATGGTTGTTCCAAATGAACAGTTATTACAGCAAACAAGTGATGAATTAAAAAAGGCACGAGAATATGTTGCAAGTAAAAAAGATGAAATTATCTCGTTAAAGGAAAGAAATAGATTTCATCATATGCCAGAAGTAGGTTGGATGAATGATCCAAATGGTTTTTCTGTTTATCAAGGGGAGTATCATTTGTTTTATCAATATTTCCCATATGATGTGAAGTGGGGACCGATGCACTGGGGTCATGTTAAAAGTCGAGATTTAATTAAGTGGGAGTATTTACCTGTTGCAATGGCACCGGATCAATCGTATGAGACAGGTGGGTGTTTTTCAGGAAGTGCCTTAGAAGTCGATGGAAAACACATTTTAATGTATACAGGCCATACGAATCCAAATCCTGAAGATGAATCGTTTGTTCGTCAAGTCCAATGTTTAGCAGTTGGAGATGGTATTAACTATCAAAAGTATCAACATAATCCTGTCATTAAGACTGAACAAATGCCAGAGCGTTCAAGTTTAACGGACTTCCGTGATCCGAAAATATGGAAAAAAGATGGAACATATTATTGTGTCCTTGGAAGTAAGAGTGATGAAAATAGTGCACGAGTGCTGTTATATCGTTCTGAAAATTTAATGGATTGGACGTATGTCGGTTTAGTCGGAGAAAGTAATCATGAATTTGGATACATGTGGGAATGTCCAGATCTTTTTCATTTAGATGGAGAAGATGTTTTAATTATGTCACCACAAGGGGTGCCAGTTGAAGAATTCAGACATAAAAATACAAACACAACGGTTTATTGTTTAGGACATTTAAATTATGAGACGGCTCATTTTGAGCGTCGTGTCATGGAAGAGATTGATTATGGATTAGATTTTTATGCGCCACAAACGACTGAAAGCTTAGATGGTCGACGTATTATGATTGCATGGATGCAATCTTGGCATCAAAATATGCCAACGGATCAATACGGATGGGTCACATCAATGACCATTCCACGCGAGCTAACGATTAAAGGCGATGTGATGTATCAATGGCCAGTTCGTGAAATTAACAAGTATCGAACAGGGCATATTAGACATGATTCGGTGATTGTTAACGGTCATAAAACATTAGCGGGAATTGAAGGTCGTCATCTAGATATGGAAATGGTCATTGACTTAAAACAAGCGAAGCGTTTTGAAATAAAAGTCATGAAAGGTCAAGGACAAGAAACGACAATCCTTTATGAAAAAGATCGTGAGGTCCTAAGCTTTGATCGTCGTCAAAGTGGAAGCGGAATTGAAGGTCTTAACTATCGAGAAATGCCTGTTTCATTAATCGATGGTAAGTTATCACTCCGTTTACTTATGGATACTTATTCAGTCGAGTTGTTTGCTCAAAACGGAGCTCATGCGATGACTTCAACGGTTTACTCAAGTTTAGATGCTCAAGGCATTGAGTTTATCAGTGATGAGGAAGTGGAAATGACCATTGAAAAGTGGGAATTAAACCTTTAA
- a CDS encoding methylglyoxal synthase — MLKLNVALIAHDRMKDQMVNFCYAYERILKKHELYTTGTTGSRIEAGTKLKVSKLASGPLGGDQQIGAMIVTEDIDLVIFLRDPLTPQPHETDIQALIRLCDVHYVPIATNLASAEIFVNALDKGELDWRILRRRHQS, encoded by the coding sequence ATGTTGAAATTAAATGTTGCACTAATTGCACACGATCGAATGAAAGACCAAATGGTTAATTTTTGTTATGCTTATGAACGCATTTTAAAAAAACATGAATTATATACGACTGGAACAACGGGATCTCGAATTGAAGCTGGAACGAAGTTAAAAGTGAGTAAGTTGGCATCAGGACCGCTTGGCGGTGATCAACAAATTGGAGCGATGATCGTAACAGAAGATATTGATTTAGTGATTTTCTTACGTGACCCATTAACGCCGCAGCCACATGAAACAGATATTCAAGCCTTAATTCGTTTATGTGATGTTCACTATGTCCCAATTGCAACGAATTTAGCGTCAGCAGAAATTTTTGTCAACGCACTTGATAAAGGCGAATTAGACTGGCGAATTTTAAGAAGACGTCATCAGTCATGA
- a CDS encoding FMN-dependent NADH-azoreductase — translation MKKLLYITVNSKPETQSTCRTVGRALVNEIQSVYPEFHLEELDLYQEHIPRLEYQYFESRNCMIHQEALEQLPPKEQKEVHQIVKLCDQFKEADVIVIAAPMWSLSFPAPLKEYIDCIVQVGRTITFDGLLSMPKGLLNDKPRTVVYVQSSGANVMWMMNPILNKGLRYIEDIMKFMGIKKFEELLADGTGETEEERQKAIEQAKKKIPSIVKHLEFSKE, via the coding sequence ATGAAAAAACTACTGTATATCACTGTAAACTCTAAGCCTGAGACACAATCAACTTGTCGAACTGTTGGTCGTGCGTTAGTGAATGAAATTCAATCCGTTTATCCCGAGTTTCATCTAGAAGAATTAGATTTATATCAAGAACATATTCCAAGATTAGAGTATCAATATTTTGAGTCAAGAAACTGCATGATTCACCAAGAAGCGTTAGAACAATTACCGCCAAAAGAACAAAAAGAAGTTCACCAAATTGTGAAGCTATGCGATCAATTTAAAGAAGCTGATGTGATTGTGATTGCGGCTCCGATGTGGAGTTTATCTTTTCCCGCTCCTTTAAAAGAATACATTGATTGTATTGTTCAAGTCGGAAGAACGATTACGTTTGATGGCCTTTTATCGATGCCAAAAGGATTGTTAAATGATAAACCAAGAACCGTTGTTTATGTCCAATCATCAGGGGCTAATGTTATGTGGATGATGAATCCCATTTTAAATAAAGGATTAAGATACATCGAGGATATTATGAAGTTTATGGGGATTAAAAAGTTTGAAGAGTTATTAGCGGATGGAACAGGGGAAACAGAAGAAGAAAGACAAAAGGCGATTGAACAAGCTAAAAAGAAAATTCCAAGTATCGTGAAGCACCTAGAGTTTAGTAAAGAATAA